A segment of the Pedobacter faecalis genome:
ATCGGTTATATTTCGGCGACTAAGGAGCTGTTTGAGTACGCCCGTCTGGATGTGTGGAACCCGAAATCAGAGGAATACTATATCAACCAGAAGGAACTCGAAAAAGGTAACTGGGAAGACTACTGGAAAAGCGATGAAACCAAGCTGGTGCATTTTATCGGGAAGGACAACATCGTGTTTCACTGCATTATCTTCCCCGCCATGCTCATGGCACACGGGGGCTATACCCTGGCCGACAACGTGCCGGCCAATGAGTTCCTGAACCTGGAAGGCCAGAAGATCTCGACGTCTAAGAACTGGGCGGTATGGCTCAACGAGTATCTTGAGGAATTTAAAGATAAGCAGGACGTGCTGCGGTATGTGCTTACCGCCACCGCACCGGAAACGAAGGATAACGACTTTACCTGGAAGGACTTTCAGGCACGAAATAACAACGAGCTTGTGGCGGTGTTCGGCAATTTCGTAAACCGTGTGGTTGTGCTTACGCATAAGTATTTTGGAGGCAAGGTGCCAATGCTGATGAACGTCACACCGGAAGACCAGCAGGTTATTGATGAGCTTGCGGCATACCCGGCACGTATAAGTGCTTCGATTGAAAACTACCGTTTCCGGGAAGCGCTTGCCGAGGTGATGAATGTGGCGCGGCTGGGTAATAAATATCTGGCTGATACGGAACCTTGGAAAGTGATTAAAACCGATGAGGACCGCGTACGTACCATTTTAAATATCAGCTTGCAGATCGCTGCTTCGCTGGAGATATTGATAGAACCGTTCTTGCCTTTTACGGCCGACAAGCTGATGAAGATGTTCAATTACGGTGGGTACCTGTGGGAGGATGCTGGCAAGATGAACCTGCTGGCACGGGGTCACCAGCTCAATGAACCTGTATTGCTGTTCGAGAAAATTGAGGATGAAACCGTGCAGGCACAGATAGACAAGTTAAACCGGAGCAAGGCAGATAATGAAGCAGGCACTGCAGTCGCCACAGTAGCTCCCGCAAAGGAAAACATACAGTTTGAACAGTTTAGCGCTTTAGACATCCGGGTTGCTACTATTGTAGCAGCAGAGAAAGTAGCTAAAACTAAAAAATTGCTTAAGCTAACGCTTGATGCTGGGCTTGATGAGCGAACAGTGGTGTCTGGCATTGCCGAATACTATCAGCCAGAGGATATTATTGGTAAGCAAGTCAGCGTGGTGGTCAACCTTGCTCCCCGCGAGATCAAAGGAATTTTATCCCAGGGCATGATCCTGATGTCTGAGAATGCTGATGGATCTTTGGCTTTTGTGGCCCCTGTCGTAGCACATAAAGCAGGCAGCGTAATCCGATAGATTGCGGCTTGGGTTCAAATATTATTTTTATATTTGCGCCTGCCTGCATTTGTAGGCGTCTGGTCTCATAGTTCAACGGATAGAATAGAAGTTTCCTAAACTTTAGATGTGGGTTCGATTCCCGCTGAGACCACTCGATTACAGCGTCTGGGTTTCAGGCGCTGTTTTATTTTTCCAAATTGTTGTTATTTGCTCTCGTCAAAACCTCATAGATAGCCCCAACCCATATTCTCGCCCATTATAAAAAGGCATAGCAGTTCCGCTTAAGTTATCTCTTCTTTTAAAGAAGGTGTTCTTAATGGCGGGATGAATCCAATAAGCTATTTTGGTGCTTAAGATTCCGATTCCGGCGCCTGTGGCAACATCCGTAAGCCAATGCCTTTCGTTTGACATTCTAAATAAGCCCGTACCAGCGGCGACTACATAGCCTGTAATACCATACCACTTAGACACGTCTTTATATTCCTGATGTAAATATTCGGCGCCCATAAAAGCCGTAGCCGTATGCCCGGAAGGAAACGCCCGTGTGTCTGAGCCATCTGGTCTGGTAACTTTTGAAGTCTTTTTGATGATGTTCACCGAGCCACTCATCAAGAGATAGGCCGTGGCCAAAACAATGGTTCTATCTTTGAAACTATTTTTTCCTGGTAGGCCTAACGCATTCAGGGCATAAACAGATAAAAAAGGGCTGTATTGAGCATAATCGTCCCAGTTTACCTTCTTATCATCATGGTCTCTGAATTCATTTTTTACGCGAGTGTTGAAATCTTTTAAAGTAGGGCTGAAAAGGCCAACAACTCCATACCCGATCAGCACACCAGGTATGATAAGTGCTCTGGGTTTGAAGGAAATATTCCGCTTGTTTGTTACTGAGTCAATTAAGGAATCTTGTCCCTGGACCTGTAAGCTAGTCGCCGACAATAGAAGAAGCATGATAATTATCTTATTCATGATTTAAGTTCGTTGGTTCAATTTTCGGCTAAAGTATATTTCTGCTGAACCCGCAATTTTTATATATACAAAGTGCCTCAGTTTATAGATTAAAGCAGCTTTTGCATCTAGGAAAATAAATTGCACACGCAGACTTCACTACGCCATCCCATATTTTTCGTTTGGTATATATTTAATGCGCTTTTGTATAGTTAAAATCTGCTTCTCCCGTGTATTGCTTATTTTGCTTACGCCCAGAAATAGACTATGAATAGAATTCTACGCAGAAAGACCATGGATGCAAACTGTATACTTCAGTTGATCATTTCAGAAAAGTACCGGTTTCAGCGCCATTTGCTACTGATCGCATTTTGTATTGTGGTCTTATATTATAGCCCGCCCGACTACCAAGAACCCTTTGAAACTTACAACCGACTGGTCATTTTTTCGCAAAT
Coding sequences within it:
- a CDS encoding phosphatase PAP2 family protein, whose protein sequence is MNKIIIMLLLLSATSLQVQGQDSLIDSVTNKRNISFKPRALIIPGVLIGYGVVGLFSPTLKDFNTRVKNEFRDHDDKKVNWDDYAQYSPFLSVYALNALGLPGKNSFKDRTIVLATAYLLMSGSVNIIKKTSKVTRPDGSDTRAFPSGHTATAFMGAEYLHQEYKDVSKWYGITGYVVAAGTGLFRMSNERHWLTDVATGAGIGILSTKIAYWIHPAIKNTFFKRRDNLSGTAMPFYNGREYGLGLSMRF
- the metG gene encoding methionine--tRNA ligase, encoding MDNSKIKRYTVTAALPYTNGPVHIGHLAGVYLPADTYVRYLRSNKRDVKFVCGSDENGVPITLKAKKEGVSPQEVVDKYHKIIGDSFKEFGISFDIYHRTSSLMHHQTASDFFETLYEKGVFTEEVTEQYYDEKAQTFLADRYITGTCPKCGNENAYGDQCESCGSTLNATDLINPKSTLSGEPPVRKETKNWFLPLDQYEDQLRAYIDSHKEWKPNVFGQCQSWLNAGLQPRAMTRDLDWGIKVPLKDAKGKVLYVWFDAPIGYISATKELFEYARLDVWNPKSEEYYINQKELEKGNWEDYWKSDETKLVHFIGKDNIVFHCIIFPAMLMAHGGYTLADNVPANEFLNLEGQKISTSKNWAVWLNEYLEEFKDKQDVLRYVLTATAPETKDNDFTWKDFQARNNNELVAVFGNFVNRVVVLTHKYFGGKVPMLMNVTPEDQQVIDELAAYPARISASIENYRFREALAEVMNVARLGNKYLADTEPWKVIKTDEDRVRTILNISLQIAASLEILIEPFLPFTADKLMKMFNYGGYLWEDAGKMNLLARGHQLNEPVLLFEKIEDETVQAQIDKLNRSKADNEAGTAVATVAPAKENIQFEQFSALDIRVATIVAAEKVAKTKKLLKLTLDAGLDERTVVSGIAEYYQPEDIIGKQVSVVVNLAPREIKGILSQGMILMSENADGSLAFVAPVVAHKAGSVIR